One genomic window of Leptotrichia wadei includes the following:
- a CDS encoding type II toxin-antitoxin system RelE family toxin — protein MEKKCYEVKFTESAEKDLKKLNKSIAKLLKKWISENLIGTQNPKQRGKALTGNLKGLWRYRVGSYRIVAEIKNDILLILIIEISDRKETYKDKKRKTYKDGKIK, from the coding sequence ATGGAAAAAAAATGTTATGAAGTAAAGTTTACTGAATCTGCAGAAAAAGATCTAAAAAAATTAAATAAATCAATTGCTAAACTTCTAAAAAAATGGATTTCAGAAAATTTAATAGGTACACAGAATCCAAAGCAAAGAGGAAAAGCACTAACAGGAAATTTAAAAGGATTATGGAGATATAGAGTAGGCTCCTATAGAATCGTAGCTGAAATAAAAAATGATATTTTATTAATATTAATTATAGAAATTTCAGATAGAAAAGAAACTTATAAAGATAAAAAGAGAAAAACATATAAAGATGGAAAAATAAAATAA